A window of Globicephala melas chromosome 2, mGloMel1.2, whole genome shotgun sequence genomic DNA:
gcttctttgCAGTTACTAACAAAGATTGTTGATTTGTGAACATTTTTCAAAGTATCATCGTTGATTTCTATACTACATAAAGTTGGTATTAAAGtcactttttttccattttgtatctCATCTTCTACTTCATTTCTATGAAGTTTGTATAAAATTCCAACGATTAATGTTAGGGTATTTAAAAGGACTCATTCAGATTCAGAaccttacacttttttttttaacattcagatTTTACATGTATAGGCAAGACACCAAAAGcacttttttaaaactcatttttagtctttaaaaataaaaaaattttttcactaAAAGTAAtgttaacacattgtaaagcaattatacgccaataaagatgtttaaaaaattaataatgttatttttattgagagaaatgtgattgaatttttttaattttatgaattttgatTTAATGCAACTTTTGGAAGAGATTAGAAGATCTTTTGCCATCTGTTTAAAGTGTAAAGATGCGAGAGTTATATACATGAtgcatttttatcattattgtaATAAAATCATGGGATAGTGAAGGAAATtctgaatatctttttttctaaaaagatctCACCAtagcataagtttttttttaagttacctgAACCATGAAGAGACCagttaaatgttttgttttgccttttttcttaatgtatctGCTAAGTAGCTTCTCAGAGCCAATTATTATCCCAATAAAGGTCATCAAACTTAGAACACTTgtcattttgtaaaagaaaaatacataacttGTCTTAAAATTTCAGCAACTTAAGTACTTTGCCCTGAAATAACTAGCAAACCTCGTGTGTTATAAAATTTCTGTGATTGTGTCTATTTACAAAGTATTGTAAAGATTCTCTTACCTAGGATAATATAATCCACAAATGTATTCCAGCAACATGGAATCAGTTGCGGTGCACTAAAAGGGCACAAAGAAATGGAGAGGGTTGCCATCAAGTCCTTAGCTTTTTGGAGCTCCCACTCTTCCCTCAGGAATAGCACCTCATCAGACAAATAACCATCTCACAATGAGTGATGGGAACATTGTCAATCATATATTcaatattcataaattttaagttttctaatttttaggCAAGTATAAATAGAAGTTAAATTTTCTTCCTACTTTGAAGATTACAACATTAAGTGACATTCTGGCCCATATAGTGATACGGTATGttttaccaaatatatatatataaatttttttttttttttttttttttttttgccgtacgcgggcctctcactgttgtagcctctcccgctgcggagcacaggctccggacgcgcaggctcagtggccatggttcacgggcccagccactccgcggcatgcgggaccctcccggaccagggcacaaacccgcatcccccgtatcggcaggcggactcccaaccaccgcgccaccaggggagctccaccaaatatattttttaccataACAATTTATAAAAGTGGGACTTCTGAAGCATGAACTCAGTTTTCTATCACAAGAATGCTATGTAAAATTTATATAAGGCTGTAGTTCTTAGATACAGAAAGATAACCAGTCAAAAGAAGATTTTCTATGCATTAACTCTTTAAGTATAGGTAAATGTGTGGAAAATTCATCTAGGGCAATGgcattttttgctttattttatggaTCCCTGCAGCATTAGCATACGTAAGAACAATTAACCTAAAATCCAGAGGTACTTGATGGATTGCTACCTATTATGTACAAGTTGGTAAGCCTTGCTAAAGTAAATCTGTTATGTTAGCATGTAAACTTGTATAGAGTAAGGCTGGAAATCAGTTCTCTGAGGGAAAATGTCAAATTGTTCTGTAGCTTCATGGTCTGTTGAGTTTCAGCTGTATTTAGTGTATTgatcctttttcattttgaaacattAGTTATCATCCTGAAAATTATATTTGCTCATAAATTTTATAGTTAGCATGGGCTAGAGACAGAggtatttctgtgattttttcctttatgaaCCATTTCTATAAAACTGGCTTGGGCGCTATAATAAAACATATGtaatatctgtttctttttttaaaaaagaaaaaatatgttaaactttattttatacttgGTACATTTAGAATCTGAGCTAGGTATAtacttcacatacattatttcatttaattcccacCAGCCTAATGAAATAGATAGCATCAGtaacctccattttacagatgaagaaactgagctttCAAGGTCATATGGCTAGTACAAAATAAACTGGGCTCAAACCATATTTCTAATGTCTGCCATCATTGTGCTATGGAACTGCATCCTTGTCATGTACATGTATAGAGATACTGAAAATGTTATAACGGTTACTGCTGGGTGGTAGGATTATGgatagtttttacttttttcttcataaCTTTAAGTTTGAATTTTTCACAGTGAGTATAAagtactgttatttttatttatggtcATCAAAATGATATGTGTACATAGGTTCAAGTTAAATTAAGCTGAAAAGCTTAGATAAGCTAAGTAATGCCGCATTCCTCTCCTACCCATCTCAAAGGCTTCTACTTTCATAATTTGTCTTTCTGGTATTTATCTTCACATTTCTAAATCATATGCTTATACTTCTCTCTTGATGCATCAATTATTAGACATTATTGGTTGAGTTCCTCTTCTGATAGATGAGGATTTACCTCTCTTTTAGCCTCCTTACTCTCTTTCTATTCTCTTATTACACAAAGAGCCTTACGTCCTTATGTGGTTATACGAACTAGTTGCTCTCCAGCAGCGCCAAACACCCTGTTGTCTGGAAACTTCCCTTCTTAAGCATCCCAGGAATtcacatttcctttctcatatgtTAAATACCTTGTTTCCTATGTTATGCCATTTGTTTTAGGTTTACACTCTTATTTTAGAAGAGCACATCCTCCAATATGAGGTAAAATTGTTGTTACTTTCATGtctgaaaatttctttattttatcctatttgatTGATTGTTAGGCTGGTTATCTTCAAGGTTGGAAACTATCCTCTAGCTTCCACTGTTACTGTTGAGAAAACAgatgttattttatttacagtcctttgtgacttttttccctcaggaagccttttttctttttttggctgggtTACATACATAAATCGATTGATTGAACACTTAACATGAGGTCTACTCTCTTTAACAGATTTATAAGCATACAATACTTAGAGTATTGTTGTCTATAAGGTAGGAAGACTTCGGTATCACCTCTTTATCTCTAGGGTTCTAACATTTTAGAATAATGTAACTTGGTGTGTATTTTCCCTTGTGCGGGGCACTCATTGTGCTCCTTCTGTATGGAGACTCATGtccttcagttctgggaaattttctaatatattttcttttataatttccctCTCCATTTTGGTATTTTCTGTGAAGTCTGTATTGATCCTCTAATTTTCTTGTCTTCTCTGTCTAGttaaccatttttttcctctttcctattATTTCCTCAGCTTACCTCCAACTTTcctattgaatattttttttcctgcaatcatggttttaatttccaaatttttcttattctctgatTGTCCCTACCTCATTTTATTCATTGGTATAATGTATTCTTTTAACTTGGAAGAGATCTATTTTATTACCTGCTGCTTTCATGGTTACTTTTTTCTCCAAGTTCTTTGTTTTATTCGCTTGTTTATTTTAGAGGCTTTCCTCAAAAGTCTGGTGACATGCCATATTCTAGAGTAAATGAAGCACAGCAGTGCTGCCTGAAAGCACTATGTAAGTAGGCTGGGCTTATGGATGGATGAGCTTCACAGCATGCTTGGGTGGCCCTCCAGCTTCTTATTGGAGGATTTCCAGTTATCAGCATCTATAGGTCTTTTCTCTTTGGCCATTCTGTTTCTCCAGCATAGTATCTTCCAGTCTCCTATTAGGAGGTGTAAGTTTGGCTGCTGGAGTTCTAGAAGCTGGATggaagaaggaagcagggaattttctttctgattttagtCCCAAGCCTCCCATCTATCCTCACCATGCCTAGTATCCAAAGTCCTGAGCCTCTCTGGTTCAGCTTCTCCAAATAATATTGATAAATTTCCCATCTCCTCTAAGTATGAGAGTAACAACCAGAGACATCTAACTGCACATACGCAAATTTTCAACCTACCTCCCCATTTTCTGCCCTGTTCTCCATCCATACTTTCTGTAGCACCTCGTACCTCTGGGTGTCCTGGACTTTGCCTGCTCTGTTGGCTTGCTTCTCATCAACGTTGCCTTTGTGCCTGGTGTCACCTTCCTCTCCACTGCTGAGTCAGTCATTGCTCCTCTGTTCATTTTCTGTCCTTGTATTTTGTCACTCAGGTTATGGATATCTGCTAGTTTCATTGAAGAtgaggtttgtttttatttctcattttcccttGTTTTGGGCTGACTTCTGAGAGAAAGATGGAGCAAAAAGATTTTCACATAGCTATTTTAAACTGgatcattatttcttttataattagagaaaaacaaaactattttctttttgagaGGAAATCAAGTTATACTACTCATTAAGAAATTTAATATGGAATGCAGCAATTATAACTAAAGGAAGCATTGGAATCACTAAAACAGTTTATAGGAGACTTGGTTGTTTTTGAAGGCAGAGAGAAGTTAAGAGCTAGCAATGGAAGCAGGCCCTGGTAAAGGTGGGAATGTCATCAAGAGCAGAGGtacggggtgggatagggagggtggagggagacgcaagagggaggatacatggggatatatgtatatgtatagctgattcactttgttatccagcagaaactaacacaccactgtaaagcaattacattccaataaagatgtttttaaaaaagagagagagagcagaggtaCAGACTTAGCTTTGATATAGAAATAAAGGAAGATGAAGATGCTCACACCCAGTGGAGTAAAGTTGATCATAGAGTTAATAATCTGctactttcatatttttaaagtaaataaaaacaccaGGTATTTTAAACCTTACATGATAACTTTTCACATTATTATGCTGAATAAAAAAGTTGAAAGTATGTAGTGTTAACAAAAAAATATCTGCTTGGggctcctttttaattttttatttgaaaaatacaagtGTAAGCTGTTAGTAACTAGTGTCTCTTCTGATCACTGACTCTTCATATACTTCAGCCTACTTTGTAGCTTctgcctgtttatttttgttcagtgGAATTTAGTCAATGAACAACCAAAGCATGCTGTTGAATATAATTTTGGTATACTAAGTGATGATGTTTCTTTCAAAtttagattttcaaatattttttccctgtggATTTTAAATTATTACGTACCAGTGAGCTCACTAAATCAAAATAATACGTATAATCACCCGATGCTATTCATTGTTTAGTAATGGGGTACTTTATATGGCAAGCCTGTGTCATTAGTTCACACTTTTAAGCACTTCCCAATTATATTTGCCTCTGCAGATGCTTGTTTCAAACCCTACTGCCATGAAAATAGATTCACATAGTTCTAAACATTTACTTGACTGTTGGGATTGTTAATGTTCCTCTGATATAATCAGAAGCTTAATCATGATCAGAATGTTGAGTACAACTGATTTTCTCAGTCTCAAAATTCaactttcatttgtaaaatatttgagATTATAGAATCCCTCCCCCCAATTCTGGGCTTAAATCTTTTTCCATCTAAGAATAGTTAAGTAGTTTCTACCTATGACCAATCATTACTATTAGtcttaataaaactttatttacattttaaattctagTATAGCTAGCCAATTTCATAGGAAAGGCATTGCCCTATAGAACTTTATCTGCTTGTTTTTTGAAATTATCAAGAAGaataggactttcctggtggcgcagtggttgagagtctgcctgccgatgcaggggacgcgggttcgtgccccgatccgggaggatcccacatgccgcggagcgtctaggcccgtgagccatggccggtgagcctgcgcgtccggagcctgtgctctgcagtgggagaagccacagcggtaagaggcccgcgtaccgcaaaaaaaaaaaaaaaaaaagaatataaggaagtgtatgtgtgtataaaataacaaatttttatccaattccaaattttctacaaactGCCTAGACTGATAGTGAAGTTGACCAGATATTTAAATGAGTTGACAAAAATTGCATTGGGAATTCTTGCATGACATTCCTAGTATTCAGTgatgattatttatttaataaattcttaacagcttttataacttaaaactgttcatattttcaatcaataggaaagaaaacagagagaaggagGGTAGTGGTCATCATACACCAGCTCATAGGTTTCTCATCTCTTAACAAAGAATTTCTTGGTCTgctgtgaaattaaaaaataaggggAGGAGAGATGGGCATAAGATGTACCTCAAAACCGGAAATTGTTCATATTTCAGATGTATATTTTGGCTGAGAGGATGCTTAGCTTTTTTGATTCACATCGAAACTAGCTGTGGGAAAGGAACTCAGATTCTTGACTCCATGGCACTATGGAATTATTAGCATAAGGTAAAGTAGTTTATTTAGGTGGGAACAAAATATCTTGGAACTGCCTTCCAACATTTCTaatagtttgtttttaatgtattatcctttttcatcttttcatcttATGTATAATTGGGGTTTGATATATAATCTATACAATGTTAATGACAAACGATTAatgatctttttcttccttagataTATCCAGAAAGTGCCCAGAAGAAACATTCTACCGGAAAAACTGAAAGAGCAGTATTTATAACACTGGAATTTGTGGACAGTTTGTTAAAATGGCAGAAAATAGTGAAAGTAATAGTAAAAATGTAGATGTAAGGCCCAAAACTAGTCGGAGTCGAAGTGCTGACAGAAAGGATGGTTATGTATGGAGTGGAAAGAAGTTATCTTGGTCAAAAAAGAGTGAAAGTTGTTCAGATGCTGAAACAGTGAGTGCTatagagaaaactgaagttccTTTAAGGAGCCAAGAAAGGAAGCACAGCTGTTCATCTATCGAGTTGGATTTAGATCATTCCTGTGGGCATAGATTTTTAGGCCGATCTCTTAAACAGAAGCTGCAAGATGCTGTGGGGCAGTGTTTTCCAATAAAGAATTGTAGTAGTCGGCACTCTTCAGGGCTTCCgtctaaaagaaaaattcatatcAGTGAACTCATGTTAGATAAGTGTCCTTTCCCACCTCGATCAGATTTAGCCTTTAGGTGGCATTTTATTAAACGACACACTGCTCCTATAAGTCCCAaatcagatgaatgggtaagcACAGACTTGTCTCAGACTGAATTGAGGGATGGTCAACTAAAACAACGAAGAAACATGGAAGAGGTCAACTGCTTCTCACATACCAGTGTTCAGCCCTGTGTCATAACCAATAACGATTCTTCGGGTAGAGGTGGTCCTGGGACTGGCTCTATAATGAACCTGGCTTCAAATAACAGTATAGAAGATAGTGATATGGATTCAGATgatgaaattataacactttgCACAAGttccaggaaaagaaacaaacccaaatgGGAAATTGATGAAGAAACCCTGCAACTGGAAACACCTCCTAAGTACCATACCCAGATTGATTATGTCCACTGTCTTGTACCAGACCTCCTTCAGATCAATAATAATCCATGTTACTGGGGCGTTATGGATAAATATGCAGCTGAAGCTCTACTAGAAGGAAAACCAGAGGGTACCTTTTTACTGCGAGATTCAGCACAGGAAGACTATTTATTCTCCGTTAGTTTTAGACGCTATAGTCGTTCTCTTCATGCTAGAATTGAACAGTGGAATCACAACTTTAGCTTTGATGCACATGATCCTTGTGTCTTCCATTCTCCTGACATAACTGGGCTCCTAGAGCATTATAAGGACCCGAGTGCCTGTATGTTCTTTGAACCACTTTTATCCACTCCTTTAATTCGGactttcccctttcccctgcAGCATATATGCAGAACAGTTATTTGTAACTGTACAACTTATGATGGCATTGATGCCCTTCCAATTCCTTCTTCCATGAAATTATATCTGAAAGAATATCACTATAAATCAAAAGTTAGAGTACTCAGGATTGATGCACCAGAACAGCAATGCTAGGAAAAGGGTAGGAACACAGGAgtgattatatacatattttcatttaatattttatttttcttattatgccACTTTGAATTTTTCTACAGGGGCAGTTAAAGTCCAAAATAAACGTATGCCCTAAATTTTACTTCCAgatcagtttatttttcttaggaTACAATAATTgtttaacaataataattgttTAATAATTGTTACACACTAGGAGTTAATGGATATTTTTGACGaggtgtttggtttttgtttttaccatgtAGATtgcatacttaatttttttcttttcttaactgtAATTTGCATATGATCCAGGGATATTTGAAGTTTGGTAGGCATTGCAAACACAGTTAAATAATCTGTATttcatacttttctttaaaagtaatcCTGTCCTTTCTTACATATAAAATGCTTTGTTAACCTATGCCATTGGCATTCCTATACATAGGATACAGTTTCCCCATCATCCTTTTCATTTGGTTTAAAAGTCTTCAGTAAAGCTGAGTGTGTTGTCATTTACAATCCATACTAATGTAATTGACTTCTATAATTTACTAATAGGGATGTTAAAGGTTAGCAAAATGGCTTAAAATCAAACttcatgtgttttaattttaaatattaactgtaAAGCAGAATTACTAAATTTGATTAATCAGGTCGGTAAGAATCAAATGAGGACATGATATTTTGGGGGTGAATTTATTCTTCTATAATGTGGCATGGTCATTTATTATTCCTTGAGTAGATCTTTCTCTCAAACTAGGAAGAGTTACCATCTTCAGAACATAAGTATTGTTCCTTTCTCActggaagctttaaaaataatggtAACACTATTAGTAACTAGTAGTTACTAAAGTAATAAAGCAACTAAGGTTTTTCTGAATTTACTTATGAACTGTTGCTTCTGCTTAGCTCTGTTTTAGAAACTCTGAGCCTGTTAGTTTGGAGAGATGCCACAGTTTATATAAACAGCCACAAATTTCCATTGGTAACCAAAGAGAACTAGgtagtttttcattattttgaattgaGCTTGAATAAAGATTCAAGAAGTAAACGTGGAGCTCAGTATTCAGGGAGCTTAATAATGGTTTTGATCTTCAGGTTCCAGATAATTATTCCTATTTTCAGAACTAACATGTCTTTAGTATGGCttcaaaaaggaaacattttgagAGATACGTGGCTTATGCCATACTGAACAATACTGGGCACCAGGCgtaatattttgaatttaacaTCCCCAGAACGGGGaagtatttttagaaatgttataTAATAAGATAGATGGAATGATAGCctactcttcttttttaaagaatcagtGAATAATAAATATCCTAGACAGTTATTCCTTCTGGTGAGTTGTCTACCCCTTTGTACAAGTTGGCATTTTTAATATCATAGTAACTGATTTCTTGATGCTAGTTTAGCTCTAGTAGGAAGCTGCTTCTACCTGTATTGAAAGAAATTTGACTTAGATTTCCACGTTAGAATAGATGTTTCTTAAGCATCATTGCTTTTGTGTTGAAGTAGCATTTCCCTTTCCTGCAGTTCTGCTGATAACATAAagatggcatttaaaaataattgttttaaaataactttttagcaATTATCACAAAATTAAAATCTGTTACCATTGTCttctaacatatttttttctcagtgatCTCAAGATTGTCTTGGTTCCAGTGAGGGTTAGCTACTAAAATGGCACCTCTCTTAGCAGTGATGAGGCTCGGGATATCAACACCAGTGTCAGGATAAATATCTCTTCTAAAGATGATATTTCCCTTTTACAAAAGTGGGACAGTCTCATACTACCTCATCTTTATTGTGGCGCTTTTGTAGATCACTGAGAAGCTTATCTTATTTACCAATATAGCACTTCCTAAATGTCCATCTTTggtgaaagaaaattaatagtaTGGTAAGACTCTACCCATAATTATAGTTTTTTATCAGAATTTGATATTgagactttctgtttctatgaaacaatattgttttaaatatttttcttttaaaaataactttttatcaaTACAGAAGAACCTAAGGAATGACTAGCTAGTGAATATTCTGTTAAAAggtaattttataaagaaaaatattacattgtCTTTTATAATGGTAAAAATTAGTATTTATATGAAAATCAAGATCTAAGTAGCCTTTCGTATATTCAAACTGGTTGCTTGTGATATATTTTCTCtggctttcttattttttcaccTTCAAGGTATTGATAGctgttaacattttcaaaatactgcCATTTATATAGCCTTGAAGTAGGTGATCTAATAAATGAGAGCAGGAAGGAGACTCATTTACGCTGAAACGGTTTGTATCTTTTCCTTTGGTATTTGCTACAGAAAAGAAATCGGGAAAGTAGAAATGTAAGATTTGAGAAAGGAATTGTTTAccatgaaggaaaaagaagagtaataatacattttttaaagcgtGAAGGAATTGGAATTTAGAAAGGTTTAACCCTTTCTCAGTGACTTGTGGACACATTTGGAAGAGCATTCGGTATTCAGAAACTTAActcattaaaaatgtaattactgAAATTATGTATAAGTAAATGAGTATAAGTTTTGAAAGGAACAATGTGGGGAGATACAAATGTAtccggttggccaaaaagttcgttcgggtttttccgtatatgaaaaacccgaacgaaatttttggccaacccaataaatttTGTAACTAAGTTGGACATGGTGAGCGTTTGAAAAGTGTAAATTGCAGGGTTGAGAAAGCATTCAGCATGGTGGGAATGTGTGGCCCTTATTGGTGAGAGAGGATGGGGctaaaagaaacaagataaaatattaaaattaagacttTAGGCATTACCTCAGGGGAAAGCCTTGATAGTGAAAGGGGACTACTTGATCACTAATAGCTAGTCTGGACCAGACACTTAAATGTGCTTTGGGAATCATCCTGCCCTAACCAGGAAATAAACTtgacttttctatttctctctgaaGCTTTCAGGAATACCCCCAAGCCCCCCTCTCCTTTTTTAAGCTACAGCATCTTGATTCATACTATAATTCCTGAAACATGCTGAATGGATTTTTTAGGTTCCTTGAGCATTTTTGTATGAAGAATCATATCTGATCTTTCTATAACCATGCCATTCACTTAAATAATTCACAGAGGGAAGGGTTTAATTTAAAGGAAGACCTAATAGGAAGAAGATTAAAGGAAGCTTTTAGTCAGTCTGTGGCTAGATTTATTGATTTGGTGATCAGACCTGTGTTCCTTCCTGAATGTCAGCTAATGGCAAACTGTGGTCAAAAAAAATGGCTTTCAGTTAAAAGTTTTGACTTCttattgtaaataatataaagaatgtCTAAGTCATTAGAAATCCTTTTTAGAAAAGTAGAGTAAATGTGGCAAATAGGACTCATATCATTACacaaattacatttctttttataagaaaaacacaaaccatTATCATTTATTCATGAGCCAAAGCCATTAGGAAGATAAATCAAGTTATCAGCTTCCTGTCTGTCTGAAGTTTGGATCATTTTATAGATCCATGTAATAGAGAGCTTCCTTCCTATGAAACAAAAGCCTTGAGACCTAACTCTTACAAATATACTCTTAGTTTGCATTAAAAGTCTTTTTTGTCACTTTTAGCTATAATCAGAGTCAAATAGGTTATATATTGATTTTGGTAGAGCAAATTTAACAGGAAGTGGActtaattatataatattcctGGAGATAACACAAGGGAAACAGtgtttaaatgtaaaatagattgtgTGTTAGGTAATTTAATGCCCAAATGAATAAAAGATTTTAAGTCAAGCAGATTATTGTTTCTACTTTGGAAGAAAATCTTTACAATCTTAGTTTTACATAATCAGTTTTacatccatttttatttctaaagaacagaaagcacaagaggttttccttttttaatggtcTACTAGAAATGAGCAACACTACAAGAGTCTGTCTATACTATTCTTAACACATTAGATATTGGAGACAAAATGGAGGTAACTTTTGGAAATGGTTTGGCTTTTAAATAGAAATGTAGACTAAATAGAATAGTAAACTAATGGATATAACCCAATGGAAAGGAATTTAAGGCACATGACTCCTGTTTCAAATAAAGCcagtctttttaatttactttttaattttgaatagatTACTCAATCCTAAATCTTTGTTTACTTTCATTTCCTAGCacataaaatatagataataatacTTGTCTCTTGACTTCCTGAAGGTTAATTCTTCAGTTAAGAGGTGACCCTTGGAGCatacttgaaaataatttctgtacAGCTGTTAAGTACTAATGTGATGATAGGTTTTCAACGTATTCCTTTAGTGGACCCTGCAGATTCACATTCACTTCTTTTAGCCTGTAATAGGCTTTC
This region includes:
- the SOCS4 gene encoding suppressor of cytokine signaling 4 — its product is MAENSESNSKNVDVRPKTSRSRSADRKDGYVWSGKKLSWSKKSESCSDAETVSAIEKTEVPLRSQERKHSCSSIELDLDHSCGHRFLGRSLKQKLQDAVGQCFPIKNCSSRHSSGLPSKRKIHISELMLDKCPFPPRSDLAFRWHFIKRHTAPISPKSDEWVSTDLSQTELRDGQLKQRRNMEEVNCFSHTSVQPCVITNNDSSGRGGPGTGSIMNLASNNSIEDSDMDSDDEIITLCTSSRKRNKPKWEIDEETLQLETPPKYHTQIDYVHCLVPDLLQINNNPCYWGVMDKYAAEALLEGKPEGTFLLRDSAQEDYLFSVSFRRYSRSLHARIEQWNHNFSFDAHDPCVFHSPDITGLLEHYKDPSACMFFEPLLSTPLIRTFPFPLQHICRTVICNCTTYDGIDALPIPSSMKLYLKEYHYKSKVRVLRIDAPEQQC